One window of Puntigrus tetrazona isolate hp1 chromosome 14, ASM1883169v1, whole genome shotgun sequence genomic DNA carries:
- the inppl1b gene encoding inositol polyphosphate phosphatase-like 1b isoform X2: MDHLLHKLTTLCNLLSSLEKRVLKALQEAVTNHNLSSQPSTPPESITAPKKQARTNTVHSFQVKVVRYGRQTVSVDIDAGVLLFDKKTGSFGMETVTHDRIVQLVKIQKGPAKLKMLIDSHHNPPRELVFESMKKREAFCRLLQLMKAAHSQQSELDVISVFVGTWNMGGTPPPGSLQSWVTCCGLGLTPDESISTLPHDIYAVGTQDNPQGEREWAEHIRATLRSATNIDFKQVAVQSLWNIRLAVFVKPEHEGRISQINTASVKTGLGNTLGNKGAVGVSLLFNGTSMGFVNCHLTSGSDKALRRNHNFQDILRLLSLGEKQLSTFDISLRFNYLFWFGDLNYRLDMDAQDILKHVSKREFEELMCADQLTRERHRRKAFFNFKEEKILFPPTYRYERGSRDCYLWQKYKSSGVQVNGPSWCDRVLWKSYPESHVICTSYGCTDDIFTSDHSPVFATFEVAVISQSPRTELGSERASIELEATEAIVKTASKAKFFIEFHSRCLEEPRRSAENDSQCCEVPGFLKLGWSSKQFPKLHPVFSDLEHLREQHLLLSVKSCDGFESYGECCVALRSVTGKSSDLFETCLTHRGEEMGSIRGRIRVYVPPDRRRIRERVYEWLCMEKDEKEMTKDHLSRQSSSAFSNQAPSSSYMAAPNSYTNPAYFIFEGVPVLRRVEEIPSSGKESQVVYAKDAVIQLPKVTAGHSHVKRSARRSDFTEIEIPGSLAPYKSSRETQNELTSTASSYQLFPGPDIPNTSPNQRHITSSNTSLLLQSHKHNATQDSVLSVKKVTNSYMNSSVFSRDVQAPLKEKVRKDYQRLHQDRPPSMGNGPKLYPYISTRVPVHEFSKPWIAQQPTTASGDNSLTALQIAKSLSEVDFQPVDRKYQFNQMSSQQRHHGYNYGLASERNYSWEKEVSVLHGAPETVRELLSTLGLQRYTLDLSRNGWDDLDYFSGITEEELCAAGVSNPSHRRRILENLPKIWD; encoded by the exons ATGGATCATCTACTTCACAAGCTCACTACCCTCTGTAACCTGTTGTCATCTCTGGAGAAAAGG GTCCTCAAAGCTCTGCAAGAAGCTGTAACCAATCACAACTTGTCTTCGCAACCATCCACTCCTCCTGAGTCCATCACAGCCCCCAAAAAACAGGCCAGAACTAATACAGTCCACAGCTTTCAG GTCAAGGTGGTCAGGTACGGCAGACAAACAGTGTCGGTAGACATAGATGCAGGAGTGCTGCTGTTTGACAAGAAGACTGGCTCATTCGGTATGGAGACTGTCACACACGACAGAA TCGTACAGTTAGTAAAGATTCAGAAAGGCCCTGCCAAGCTGAAAATGCTCATAGACAGTCATCACAATCCACCAAGAGAACTTGTGTTTGAAAGCATGAAG AAACGAGAAGCTTTCTGTCGGCTGCTGCAGCTTATGAAGGCCGCTCACTCGCAGCAGTCTGAGCTGGATGTCATCTCTGTGTTTGTGGGTACCTGGAACATGG GGGGCACTCCACCACCCGGTTCACTTCAGTCCTGGGTAACTTGCTGTGGTCTGGGTCTCACCCCGGATGAGTCTATCTCGACCTTGCCTCATGATATCTATGCAGTGGGCACTCAGGACAACCCTCAGGGCGAGAGAGAATGGGCTGAGCACATCAGAGCCACCCTTCGGAGCGCAACCAACATCGACTTCAAACAG GTGGCAGTACAGTCCCTTTGGAATATCAGACTGGCTGTGTTTGTGAAGCCAGAGCATGAAGGGCGCATCAGTCAAATAAACACGGCTAGTGTAAAAACTGGTCTGGGGAACACACTCG GAAATAAGGGAGCAGTAGGAGTTTCGCTTCTCTTTAATGGCACCTCAATGGGCTTTGTGAATTGCCATCTGACTTCTGGTAGTGATAAAGCTCTCAG GAGGAACCACAACTTCCAAGACATCCTCAGACTCTTGTCTCTTGGAGAAAAGCAACTCAGCACTTTTGACATCAGCCTTCGCTTCAATTATCTCTTTTGGTTTGGAGACCTCAACTACCGCCTGGACATGGATGCACAG gacaTATTGAAGCATGTTTCAAAGCGAGAATTTGAGGAGCTGATGTGTGCAGACCAATTGACTAGAGAGCGGCACAGAAGAAAGGCCTTTTTTAACTTTA AGGAGGAGAAGATTTTGTTTCCACCCACCTATCGGTACGAACGTGGTTCTAGAGACTGTTATCTATGGCAGAAATACAAGTCCAGTGGG GTGCAAGTCAACGGGCCATCATGGTGTGATAGAGTTCTTTGGAAGTCCTACCCCGAGTCTCACGTAATCTGTACCTCATATG GATGCACAGATGACATCTTCACCAGTGATCACTCTCCTGTTTTTGCAACTTTTGAAGTGGCTGTGATATCACAGTCTCCCAGAACAG AATTGGGTTCAGAGAGAGCCAGCATTGAGCTGGAAGCGACTGAGGCCATAGTGAAAACTGCTAGCAAGGCCAAGTTTTTCATTGAGTTCCACTCACGCTGTCTAGAAG AGCCTCGTCGTTCTGCTGAGAATGACTCACAGTGCTGTGAGGTACCAGGGTTTCTCAAACTTGGCTGGTCTTCAAAACAGTTCCCCAAG CTCCACCCAGTGTTCTCAGATTTAGAGCATCTCCGGGAACAGCACTTGCTGTTGTCTGTCAAGTCATGTGATGGCTTTGAGTCATATG GTGAGTGCTGTGTGGCTCTTCGCTCAGTAACAGGGAAGTCATCAGATCTTTTTGAGACATGCTTGACTCACAGAGGAGAAGAGATGGGTTCTATTCGAGGACGAATCAGGGTTTATGTACCACCAGACCGCCGAAGGATCCGGGAAAGGGTCTATG AGTGGCTCTGCATGGAGAAGGATGAGAAGGAAATGACGAAGGATCATTTGTCTCGCCAGTCTTCCAGTGCATTCTCAAACCA AGCACCATCATCCTCGTATATGGCAGCACCTAATAGCTACACCAATCCTGCGTACTTCATCTTTGAAGGGGTTCCTGTGTTGCGAAGAGTCGAAGAGATTCCCTCATCCGGCAAAGAATCCCAAGTGGTATATGCCAAAGATGCTGTGATACAGCTCCCAAAAGTGACTGCAGGTCACAGCCATGTCAAAAGATCTGCTCGGAGGTCTGACTTCACAGAGATTGAGATTCCTGGATCTTTAGCACCCTATAAATCATCTCGCGAAACTCAGAACGAACTGACGTCAACCGCATCCTCTTATCAGCTTTTCCCAGGTCCAGACATTCCTAATACATCCCCAAACCAAAGACACATCACCTCCTCGAATACATCTTTACTGTTGCAGTCCCACAAGCACAATGCAACACAGGATTCAGTATTATCAGTCAAAAAAGTCACAAACTCCTACATGAACAGTTCTGTTTTTTCCCGGGACGTACAGGCCCCACTCAAAGAAAAAGTCAGAAAGGACTATCAGAGGCTACATCAAGATCGTCCACCGTCAATGGGAAATGGACCAAAGCTGTACCCGTATATATCCACAAGGGTTCCCGTTCATGAATTCTCAAAACCCTGGATAGCACAGCAGCCAACTACAGCTTCAGGAGACAACTCACTTACAGCCCTGCAAATTGCTAAATCACTAAGTGAGGTGGATTTTCAGCCAGTAGACAGAAAGTACCAGTTTAATCAAATGTCGTCTCAGCAAAGGCATCATGGATATAATTATGGTTTAGCTAGTGAGAGAAACTACAGCTGGGAGAAAGAG GTGTCAGTCTTACATGGAGCTCCAGAAACAGTGCGGGAGCTGCTTAGCACTCTGGGTTTGCAGCGCTACACACTGGACCTCAGCCGTAATGGCTGGGATGATCTTGATTACTTCAG TGGTATTACAGAGGAAGAGTTGTGTGCAGCAGGTGTGTCTAACCCGTCTCATCGACGAAGAATTCTGGAGAACCTTCCCAAGATCTGGGACTGA
- the inppl1b gene encoding inositol polyphosphate phosphatase-like 1b isoform X1 — MTAAAWYHRDITRVRAEELLARAGKDGSFLVRDSESVPGAYALCLLFQRHVHTYRILPDADGLLAVQATQGVQVNCFRTLSDLVVGYQYPHKGLVAALLYPVMRESEPNDESSDGDDDKPGSTFVTPPQRAMTPTGQPPPPNSGAPHLLLQRLQELSTNSAGCETVLLLDEYLHGNVCKDLENVKGGASGLQHFQCILSRVCDSLHSEIDQTLSSLETLAKVFDHPGGHLTFSTMQNTGKSPEESMDHLLHKLTTLCNLLSSLEKRVLKALQEAVTNHNLSSQPSTPPESITAPKKQARTNTVHSFQVKVVRYGRQTVSVDIDAGVLLFDKKTGSFGMETVTHDRIVQLVKIQKGPAKLKMLIDSHHNPPRELVFESMKKREAFCRLLQLMKAAHSQQSELDVISVFVGTWNMGGTPPPGSLQSWVTCCGLGLTPDESISTLPHDIYAVGTQDNPQGEREWAEHIRATLRSATNIDFKQVAVQSLWNIRLAVFVKPEHEGRISQINTASVKTGLGNTLGNKGAVGVSLLFNGTSMGFVNCHLTSGSDKALRRNHNFQDILRLLSLGEKQLSTFDISLRFNYLFWFGDLNYRLDMDAQDILKHVSKREFEELMCADQLTRERHRRKAFFNFKEEKILFPPTYRYERGSRDCYLWQKYKSSGVQVNGPSWCDRVLWKSYPESHVICTSYGCTDDIFTSDHSPVFATFEVAVISQSPRTELGSERASIELEATEAIVKTASKAKFFIEFHSRCLEEPRRSAENDSQCCEVPGFLKLGWSSKQFPKLHPVFSDLEHLREQHLLLSVKSCDGFESYGECCVALRSVTGKSSDLFETCLTHRGEEMGSIRGRIRVYVPPDRRRIRERVYEWLCMEKDEKEMTKDHLSRQSSSAFSNQAPSSSYMAAPNSYTNPAYFIFEGVPVLRRVEEIPSSGKESQVVYAKDAVIQLPKVTAGHSHVKRSARRSDFTEIEIPGSLAPYKSSRETQNELTSTASSYQLFPGPDIPNTSPNQRHITSSNTSLLLQSHKHNATQDSVLSVKKVTNSYMNSSVFSRDVQAPLKEKVRKDYQRLHQDRPPSMGNGPKLYPYISTRVPVHEFSKPWIAQQPTTASGDNSLTALQIAKSLSEVDFQPVDRKYQFNQMSSQQRHHGYNYGLASERNYSWEKEVSVLHGAPETVRELLSTLGLQRYTLDLSRNGWDDLDYFSGITEEELCAAGVSNPSHRRRILENLPKIWD; from the exons ATGACAGCAGCAGCGTGGTACCATCGGGACATTACTCGTGTGCGAGCTGAAGAGCTGCTGGCCCGTGCGGGGAAAGACGGCAGCTTCTTGGTGAGGGACAGCGAATCTGTGCCTGGAGCCTACGCCTTGTGTCTGCT GTTCCAGAGACATGTTCATACATACCGAATCCTCCCTGATGCAGACGGGTTGCTGGCTGTGCAG gcCACGCAGGGAGTGCAGGTGAATTGTTTCCGTACTCTTAGTGATTTAGTTGTGGGTTATCAATACCCACACAAAGGTCTGGTGGCCGCTTTGCTTTACCCTGTAATGCGTGAATCAGAGCCCAACGATGAGAGCTCAG ATGGTGACGATGATAAGCCAGGTTCAACATTTGTCACCCCTCCACAACGTGCAATGACCCCCACAGGCCAGCCTCCACCTCCCAATTCAGGAGCCCCTCATTTACTGCTGCAGAGGCTTCAGGAGCTCAGCACAAATAG TGCAGGCTGTGAGACCGTCCTGTTACTGGATGAGTATCTGCATGGTAATGTGTGTAAGGACCTGGAGAATGTGAAAGGAGGTGCATCAGGACTGCAACACTTTCAGTGCATCCTCAGCCGAGTATGTGATAGTCTGCACAG TGAGATTGACCAGACACTGTCCAGTTTGGAGACCTTAGCGAAAGTGTTTGATCATCCTGGTGGCCACCTCACCTTCTCCACAATGCAG AATACAGGGAAGAGCCCTGAAGAAAGCATGGATCATCTACTTCACAAGCTCACTACCCTCTGTAACCTGTTGTCATCTCTGGAGAAAAGG GTCCTCAAAGCTCTGCAAGAAGCTGTAACCAATCACAACTTGTCTTCGCAACCATCCACTCCTCCTGAGTCCATCACAGCCCCCAAAAAACAGGCCAGAACTAATACAGTCCACAGCTTTCAG GTCAAGGTGGTCAGGTACGGCAGACAAACAGTGTCGGTAGACATAGATGCAGGAGTGCTGCTGTTTGACAAGAAGACTGGCTCATTCGGTATGGAGACTGTCACACACGACAGAA TCGTACAGTTAGTAAAGATTCAGAAAGGCCCTGCCAAGCTGAAAATGCTCATAGACAGTCATCACAATCCACCAAGAGAACTTGTGTTTGAAAGCATGAAG AAACGAGAAGCTTTCTGTCGGCTGCTGCAGCTTATGAAGGCCGCTCACTCGCAGCAGTCTGAGCTGGATGTCATCTCTGTGTTTGTGGGTACCTGGAACATGG GGGGCACTCCACCACCCGGTTCACTTCAGTCCTGGGTAACTTGCTGTGGTCTGGGTCTCACCCCGGATGAGTCTATCTCGACCTTGCCTCATGATATCTATGCAGTGGGCACTCAGGACAACCCTCAGGGCGAGAGAGAATGGGCTGAGCACATCAGAGCCACCCTTCGGAGCGCAACCAACATCGACTTCAAACAG GTGGCAGTACAGTCCCTTTGGAATATCAGACTGGCTGTGTTTGTGAAGCCAGAGCATGAAGGGCGCATCAGTCAAATAAACACGGCTAGTGTAAAAACTGGTCTGGGGAACACACTCG GAAATAAGGGAGCAGTAGGAGTTTCGCTTCTCTTTAATGGCACCTCAATGGGCTTTGTGAATTGCCATCTGACTTCTGGTAGTGATAAAGCTCTCAG GAGGAACCACAACTTCCAAGACATCCTCAGACTCTTGTCTCTTGGAGAAAAGCAACTCAGCACTTTTGACATCAGCCTTCGCTTCAATTATCTCTTTTGGTTTGGAGACCTCAACTACCGCCTGGACATGGATGCACAG gacaTATTGAAGCATGTTTCAAAGCGAGAATTTGAGGAGCTGATGTGTGCAGACCAATTGACTAGAGAGCGGCACAGAAGAAAGGCCTTTTTTAACTTTA AGGAGGAGAAGATTTTGTTTCCACCCACCTATCGGTACGAACGTGGTTCTAGAGACTGTTATCTATGGCAGAAATACAAGTCCAGTGGG GTGCAAGTCAACGGGCCATCATGGTGTGATAGAGTTCTTTGGAAGTCCTACCCCGAGTCTCACGTAATCTGTACCTCATATG GATGCACAGATGACATCTTCACCAGTGATCACTCTCCTGTTTTTGCAACTTTTGAAGTGGCTGTGATATCACAGTCTCCCAGAACAG AATTGGGTTCAGAGAGAGCCAGCATTGAGCTGGAAGCGACTGAGGCCATAGTGAAAACTGCTAGCAAGGCCAAGTTTTTCATTGAGTTCCACTCACGCTGTCTAGAAG AGCCTCGTCGTTCTGCTGAGAATGACTCACAGTGCTGTGAGGTACCAGGGTTTCTCAAACTTGGCTGGTCTTCAAAACAGTTCCCCAAG CTCCACCCAGTGTTCTCAGATTTAGAGCATCTCCGGGAACAGCACTTGCTGTTGTCTGTCAAGTCATGTGATGGCTTTGAGTCATATG GTGAGTGCTGTGTGGCTCTTCGCTCAGTAACAGGGAAGTCATCAGATCTTTTTGAGACATGCTTGACTCACAGAGGAGAAGAGATGGGTTCTATTCGAGGACGAATCAGGGTTTATGTACCACCAGACCGCCGAAGGATCCGGGAAAGGGTCTATG AGTGGCTCTGCATGGAGAAGGATGAGAAGGAAATGACGAAGGATCATTTGTCTCGCCAGTCTTCCAGTGCATTCTCAAACCA AGCACCATCATCCTCGTATATGGCAGCACCTAATAGCTACACCAATCCTGCGTACTTCATCTTTGAAGGGGTTCCTGTGTTGCGAAGAGTCGAAGAGATTCCCTCATCCGGCAAAGAATCCCAAGTGGTATATGCCAAAGATGCTGTGATACAGCTCCCAAAAGTGACTGCAGGTCACAGCCATGTCAAAAGATCTGCTCGGAGGTCTGACTTCACAGAGATTGAGATTCCTGGATCTTTAGCACCCTATAAATCATCTCGCGAAACTCAGAACGAACTGACGTCAACCGCATCCTCTTATCAGCTTTTCCCAGGTCCAGACATTCCTAATACATCCCCAAACCAAAGACACATCACCTCCTCGAATACATCTTTACTGTTGCAGTCCCACAAGCACAATGCAACACAGGATTCAGTATTATCAGTCAAAAAAGTCACAAACTCCTACATGAACAGTTCTGTTTTTTCCCGGGACGTACAGGCCCCACTCAAAGAAAAAGTCAGAAAGGACTATCAGAGGCTACATCAAGATCGTCCACCGTCAATGGGAAATGGACCAAAGCTGTACCCGTATATATCCACAAGGGTTCCCGTTCATGAATTCTCAAAACCCTGGATAGCACAGCAGCCAACTACAGCTTCAGGAGACAACTCACTTACAGCCCTGCAAATTGCTAAATCACTAAGTGAGGTGGATTTTCAGCCAGTAGACAGAAAGTACCAGTTTAATCAAATGTCGTCTCAGCAAAGGCATCATGGATATAATTATGGTTTAGCTAGTGAGAGAAACTACAGCTGGGAGAAAGAG GTGTCAGTCTTACATGGAGCTCCAGAAACAGTGCGGGAGCTGCTTAGCACTCTGGGTTTGCAGCGCTACACACTGGACCTCAGCCGTAATGGCTGGGATGATCTTGATTACTTCAG TGGTATTACAGAGGAAGAGTTGTGTGCAGCAGGTGTGTCTAACCCGTCTCATCGACGAAGAATTCTGGAGAACCTTCCCAAGATCTGGGACTGA
- the p2ry4 gene encoding P2Y purinoceptor 4: protein MKLVQLSEREMNSLRKSVSGNLSLPYTTLIPRSEKEVNFSCLFNEEFKYILLPVSYSLVCFLGLILNSVALWMFIAKMRPWKSSTIYMFHLALSDTLYVLSLPMLIYYYANRSHWPFGVFLCKIVRFLFYANLYCSILFLTCISVHRYLGICHPIRALTLVKPRHAHMVCGFVWTAVIACLVPKLIFVNTSQRGNDTLCHDTSRPEEFHNYVTYNSVVMVLLFILPFLVIMVCYCLMARALCRPRKGLSQSQPSSSRKKSIKLIIVVLVVFAICFVPFHITRSLYYAYRILDADCRLLNIVNFAYKITRPLASMNSCLDPILYFMAGDHYRSKLLRAFTRQTPNTRSTACVHVNNIGLAFKNPDAQAGTESRL from the exons ATGAAGCTCGTTCAGTTGAGTGAACG AGAAATGAATTCATTAAGGAAAAGCGTCTCAGGGAATTTGTCTCTTCCATACACCACACTGATACCAAGGTCTGAGAAAGAAGTGAATTTCAGCTGTCTCTTCAATGAGGAGTTCAAGTACATTCTTCTACCTGTATCGTACTCCTTAGTGTGTTTCCTTGGACTGATACTTAACTCTGTGGCTCTGTGGATGTTTATCGCTAAGATGAGGCCCTGGAAATCCAGTACGATTTATATGTTCCATCTGGCCCTGTCGGATACGCTCTACGTGCTCTCCTTGCCTATGCTCATATACTACTATGCAAACCGCAGCCACTGGCCTTTTGGAGTTTTTCTCTGTAAGATTGTGCGGTTTCTTTTCTATGCTAACTTGTACTGCAGCATCCTTTTTCTCACTTGCATCAGCGTGCACCGCTACCTCGGTATCTGTCACCCCATTCGGGCTCTGACTTTGGTCAAGCCACGCCATGCCCACATGGTGTGTGGTTTTGTCTGGACAGCTGTTATAGCCTGCCTGGTGCCCAAGCTGATTTTTGTCAACACTTCTCAAAGAGGAAATGACACTTTGTGTCACGATACCAGCCGCCCGGAGGAATTTCACAATTATGTTACCTACAACTCAGTGGTGATGGTTCTGCTGTTCATCCTGCCGTTTCTGGTCATCATGGTCTGCTACTGTTTAATGGCGCGGGCCCTTTGCCGCCCCCGAAAGGGCCTGTCCCAAAGTCAACCGAGTTCATCCCGGAAGAAGTCTATTAAACTTATCATAGTGGTGCTGGTTGTGTTTGCAATCTGCTTTGTACCCTTCCACATCACCCGTTCGCTCTACTACGCCTACCGCATTCTAGACGCAGATTGCAGATTGCTTAATATCGTCAACTTTGCTTATAAAATCACTCGCCCACTTGCTAGCATGAACAGCTGTTTGGACCCCATCCTCTACTTTATGGCAGGGGATCACTACCGCTCTAAACTCCTCAGAGCGTTCACTAGACAAACTCCGAACACTCGTTCTACTGCGTGTGTGCACGTTAACAACATCGGGCTGGCCTTTAAGAACCCAGATGCCCAAGCTGGCACTGAGTCGAGACTCTAG